The Citrifermentans bemidjiense Bem genome window below encodes:
- a CDS encoding 3'-5' exoribonuclease YhaM family protein yields MKKKCVAEIKDRDLVEAVFLVKEKIVAMAKNGKPYLTLKLMDKSGEVDAKVWDNADQVGALFDRNDFLEVRAKASVYLGKMQLIVSELKKVPDDSVDLADFLPETDRDIEAMVEELHALVAGVKDPDLARLLSSFFHDPELLAQYSVAPAAKGMHHVYLGGLLEHSLAVAKLVDAMVPLYPGLNRDLLVAGALLHDVGKVREMTYLRCFDYSDEGKLIGHITIGAEMLHERITALPGFPAELAMLLKHMILSHHGQYEYGSPKRPKTLEATILNYLDDLDSKINGIRTHIRKEPDNPSRWTSYHRLYDRYFFKENCLPEEELELSPAAGLEPSELMPQTVEAPVPVPSPSSAPEQGAPRRERQEAPRAGQERKSFSNNPFAALKNGKE; encoded by the coding sequence GTGAAAAAGAAATGCGTTGCCGAGATAAAGGACCGCGACCTCGTGGAAGCGGTCTTCCTGGTCAAGGAGAAGATCGTGGCCATGGCCAAGAACGGCAAGCCGTACCTCACCCTGAAGCTTATGGACAAAAGCGGCGAGGTCGACGCCAAGGTCTGGGACAACGCGGACCAGGTGGGGGCGCTTTTCGATCGCAACGACTTCCTGGAGGTGCGCGCCAAGGCGAGCGTCTACCTGGGGAAGATGCAGCTGATCGTCTCGGAGCTGAAGAAGGTTCCCGATGACTCGGTGGATCTGGCGGATTTTCTTCCCGAAACCGACCGGGACATCGAGGCGATGGTCGAGGAGCTGCACGCCCTCGTCGCCGGCGTGAAGGACCCTGACCTAGCCAGGCTTTTGTCCTCCTTCTTCCACGACCCTGAGCTTTTGGCCCAGTACAGCGTCGCCCCCGCGGCCAAGGGGATGCACCACGTCTATCTCGGGGGGCTTTTGGAGCACTCGCTTGCCGTGGCGAAGCTGGTAGACGCCATGGTCCCGCTCTACCCGGGGCTGAACCGGGACCTCCTCGTCGCCGGGGCGCTTTTGCACGACGTGGGTAAGGTGCGGGAGATGACCTACCTGCGCTGCTTCGACTACTCGGACGAGGGGAAGCTGATCGGCCACATCACCATCGGGGCCGAGATGCTGCACGAGCGGATCACGGCGCTGCCGGGGTTTCCGGCCGAGCTCGCCATGCTCTTGAAGCACATGATCCTGTCGCATCACGGCCAGTACGAGTACGGCTCCCCGAAGCGCCCGAAGACGCTGGAGGCGACCATCCTGAACTACCTGGACGATCTCGACTCCAAGATCAACGGCATCCGGACCCACATCCGCAAGGAACCCGACAACCCCTCGCGCTGGACCTCGTACCACCGCCTCTACGACCGCTACTTCTTCAAGGAGAACTGCCTGCCGGAGGAGGAGCTGGAACTCTCCCCGGCGGCAGGCCTGGAGCCGTCCGAGCTGATGCCGCAGACGGTGGAGGCGCCGGTGCCGGTACCGTCCCCCTCTAGCGCGCCGGAGCAGGGAGCGCCGCGCCGGGAGCGCC